In one Bacillus sp. SM2101 genomic region, the following are encoded:
- a CDS encoding S-layer homology domain-containing protein — translation EVYINGLVEEGVIVPSEYPDGYNPNLEITRLEMSKMIARGLAKESLQWKEVLTGLEQLDFINLPFTDQRELNKADQPYVALANGSGIVSGRSDGTFDADGLATRAQASVMLTRYLGAKDKSPNLDNLLETFKGEKSIHDHSKEELESWIDKEADLERLSDYPVDNDVFDSLAEVNHWERYPNKYQDETEYILSEW, via the coding sequence CTGAAGTTTATATTAATGGATTAGTAGAAGAGGGTGTGATTGTACCAAGTGAATATCCTGATGGATACAATCCTAACCTAGAAATCACTAGATTAGAAATGAGCAAAATGATTGCAAGAGGGTTAGCGAAGGAAAGTTTACAATGGAAAGAAGTATTAACTGGACTTGAACAACTGGACTTTATTAACCTACCTTTTACTGACCAAAGAGAGTTAAATAAAGCTGATCAACCATACGTAGCATTAGCGAATGGTTCTGGTATAGTGAGTGGTCGTTCGGATGGAACTTTTGACGCTGATGGTCTAGCAACAAGAGCTCAAGCATCAGTCATGCTAACTCGTTATCTAGGTGCTAAAGATAAATCACCAAATTTAGATAATTTGTTAGAAACTTTTAAAGGAGAAAAATCAATCCATGATCATTCTAAAGAAGAGTTAGAGTCTTGGATTGATAAAGAAGCAGACTTGGAGAGATTGAGTGATTATCCTGTTGATAATGATGTTTTTGATTCTTTAGCTGAAGTCAATCATTGGGAACGATATCCTAATAAGTACCAAGATGAAACAGAATATATTTTATCGGAGTGGTAA